The Dendropsophus ebraccatus isolate aDenEbr1 chromosome 10, aDenEbr1.pat, whole genome shotgun sequence genome has a segment encoding these proteins:
- the ZBTB9 gene encoding zinc finger and BTB domain-containing protein 9: MSGTESIQLDFPHYSSVLLDTLNKQRLEGKFCDLSVQVQDRVFQAHKTVLAASSPYFHDKLLLNDTSCLVLPSVIQPEAFENLLQLIYSGRLCLEMESLPSHLLVASGLQMWQVVDRCSEILKERKAYVPQTWSSRASESQSPSSSFQLPRDDPPPPPPTVTVGCSDDDEVIKVRVSEEEEEEEEEEEEDSKSGMNVLDETVATNCSYALPSSSSSPESPKVIYIKQERTEEDGGYLKAFEVTEVQAEYPSELSFVIPPTSSPSSSDVSLCIPQKLYGAAEPTSFTISKPVDLHGNEIVSQALQAQTVHAPVKLVAAPDGKKFGCLCGKRFAVKPKRDRHIMLTFSLRPFGCSVCHKKFKLKHHLTEHMKTHGGNLFSCEDCGRKFRVESCFQKHKEVCKGQRWAGACWTYK, encoded by the coding sequence ATGTCTGGGACCGAGAGCATCCAGCTGGACTTCCCACACTACAGCTCTGTGCTCCTGGACACCCTGAACAAGCAGCGACTGGAGGGCAAGTTCTGCGATCTCTCTGTCCAGGTGCAGGATCGTGTCTTCCAAGCCCACAAGACCGTATTGGCGGCCTCCTCCCCTTACTTCCATGACAAGCTGCTTCTGAATGACACCAGCTGCCTGGTTTTGCCAAGTGTCATTCAGCCTGAGGCCTTCGAGAACCTGTTGCAACTTATTTACTCTGGAAGACTTTGCCTTGAAATGGAATCGTTGCCCTCACACCTCCTGGTGGCCAGTGGTCTGCAGATGTGGCAAGTGGTAGACCGATGTTCTGAGATTCTTAAAGAGAGAAAAGCTTATGTCCCGCAGACCTGGTCAAGCCGTGCCAGTGAAAGCCAGTCGCCGAGCAGCAGCTTCCAGCTACCACGAGACGACCCTCCGCCACCACCACCGACAGTCACAGTGGGTTGCTCGGATGATGATGAAGTGATCAAGGTTCGAGTttcagaagaagaggaagaagaagaggaggaggaggaggaggactcaaAGAGCGGTATGAATGTCCTGGATGAGACTGTAGCAACCAATTGTTCTTATGCTCTCCCTTCTTCATCTTCGTCACCTGAAAGCCCTAAAGTCATCTACATCAAGCAAGAGCGGACTGAAGAGGATGGAGGTTATTTAAAGGCTTTTGAAGTCACTGAAGTTCAGGCCGAGTATCCTTCAGAGCTAAGCTTTGTCATCCCTCCTACGTCATCACCATCCTCCTCCGACGTTTCCCTCTGTATCCCCCAAAAACTCTACGGTGCGGCAGAACCGACCTCTTTCACAATCTCAAAACCTGTGGACCTTCATGGAAATGAGATTGTATCCCAAGCTCTTCAGGCTCAAACTGTTCATGCTCCCGTCAAGCTTGTGGCAGCCCCAGACGGGAAAAAATTTGGGTGCTTGTGCGGGAAACGTTTTGCCGTAAAGCCTAAGCGCGACCGCCATATTATGCTGACCTTCAGTCTACGCCCGTTTGGCTGTTCTGTCTGCCACAAGAAGTTCAAACTCAAGCATCACCTCACAGAACACATGAAAACGCACGGGGGGAACTTGTTCTCTTGTGAAGACTGTGGCCGCAAATTCAGGGTGGAAAGCTGCTTCCAAAAGCACAAGGAAGTTTGTAAAGGACAGAGATGGGCAGGGGCCTGCTGGACTTACAAATAA